One part of the Janthinobacterium sp. 17J80-10 genome encodes these proteins:
- a CDS encoding CidA/LrgA family protein, producing MNRIHRLPRLAIELAVLLAFCWLGSSIAAWLGWPIPGGVIGMGLLLLLFASKRLTPASLQLGSGLLLAEMLLFCIPPLMSVLDHRALLQDKGWQLGLMIAISTLLVALSTGLTVEILCRRSMQHES from the coding sequence ATGAACCGTATCCACCGCTTGCCGCGTCTTGCCATCGAATTGGCCGTGTTGCTGGCGTTCTGCTGGCTGGGCAGCAGCATCGCCGCCTGGTTGGGCTGGCCGATTCCGGGCGGGGTCATTGGCATGGGATTGCTGCTGCTGCTCTTCGCCAGCAAGCGGCTGACGCCGGCCTCATTGCAGCTGGGTTCCGGCCTGCTGCTGGCCGAAATGCTCCTGTTCTGCATCCCGCCGCTGATGAGCGTGCTTGACCACCGCGCACTGCTTCAAGACAAGGGCTGGCAACTCGGGCTGATGATCGCCATCAGCACCCTGCTGGTTGCGCTGAGCACCGGGCTCACGGTGGAAATTCTGTGCCGCAGGAGCATGCAGCATGAGTCTTGA
- a CDS encoding DUF494 domain-containing protein: MFDVLVYLYETYYRPDACPDPEALVKKLSAIGFEDEEINKALGWLTDLDKTATDFSHRYPEQTAFSFGMRFYAQQELEILGTAAVGFIQFLESAKLLDPIQREIVIERALAASDRRLSLDKLKVIVLMVLWSQGKEPDGLMFDELFWDNENTEARLLH; encoded by the coding sequence ATGTTTGACGTCCTTGTTTACCTCTACGAAACATACTACCGTCCCGACGCCTGCCCGGACCCGGAGGCTTTGGTCAAGAAACTGTCGGCTATCGGCTTTGAAGATGAGGAAATCAACAAGGCACTGGGCTGGTTGACCGACCTCGACAAGACTGCCACCGATTTTTCGCATCGCTATCCCGAGCAGACGGCTTTTTCATTTGGCATGCGTTTCTATGCGCAGCAAGAGCTCGAAATACTCGGCACGGCGGCGGTGGGTTTCATCCAGTTTCTCGAATCGGCCAAGCTGCTTGACCCGATCCAGCGTGAAATCGTCATCGAGCGCGCGCTGGCCGCCAGCGACCGCCGGCTCTCGCTCGACAAGCTCAAGGTCATCGTGCTCATGGTGTTGTGGAGCCAGGGCAAGGAGCCGGATGGCTTGATGTTCGATGAATTGTTCTGGGATAACGAAAACACCGAAGCCCGCTTGTTGCATTGA
- a CDS encoding glutathione S-transferase family protein — MSPFVSKTEMLLKIAALPYDTNLRGFAKAPKGKLPYIEDDGTVIADSTFIRWHIEKKYGIDFDAGLTEQERGIAWCAEKLLEDNLYWILLEWRWLNAVNFGRTADLLFKKIPWPARPAIEAVVQHKMRKALHAQGTGRHNPDEKLVLAKKSLESLSALLGNKPYLMGAKPCGADATLFAFMAGVFCPQFDTPLSRDAAHYANLAHYVERMRREYLDGGLQAAA, encoded by the coding sequence ATGAGTCCGTTCGTTTCGAAGACTGAAATGCTGCTCAAGATCGCAGCCCTGCCCTATGACACAAACTTGCGCGGATTCGCCAAGGCGCCAAAGGGCAAATTGCCCTACATCGAGGACGACGGCACCGTCATTGCGGATTCGACGTTTATTCGCTGGCATATTGAAAAAAAGTATGGCATCGATTTTGACGCCGGCTTGACTGAGCAAGAGCGTGGCATCGCCTGGTGCGCCGAGAAGCTGCTGGAAGATAACCTGTACTGGATCCTGCTCGAGTGGCGCTGGCTCAACGCTGTCAACTTTGGCCGTACCGCCGACCTGCTGTTCAAAAAAATTCCGTGGCCGGCACGGCCAGCCATTGAAGCTGTCGTGCAACATAAAATGCGCAAGGCCTTGCATGCCCAGGGAACGGGCCGCCACAACCCCGATGAGAAGCTGGTGCTGGCAAAGAAATCCCTCGAGTCACTCTCGGCACTGCTTGGCAATAAGCCGTATCTGATGGGTGCCAAGCCGTGCGGCGCCGACGCCACCTTGTTCGCGTTTATGGCCGGCGTATTCTGTCCGCAATTCGACACGCCCTTGTCCAGGGACGCGGCACACTATGCCAACCTGGCGCACTATGTCGAGCGGATGCGCAGGGAGTATCTGGATGGCGGACTGCAAGCCGCCGCCTGA
- the def gene encoding peptide deformylase, with the protein MSLLNILRYPDPRLHKVAKPVTVFDARLKQLVADMAETMYDAPGVGLAATQIDVHEQIVVIDVSETQNALQVFINPKVVWSSEEKRVYDEGCLSVPGIYDGVERPAQVRVQALDLEGKPFEIAADELLAVCLQHEIDHLKGKVFVEYLSPLKRNRIKTKLVKEEKEMQRGQAKAAGAR; encoded by the coding sequence ATGTCCTTATTAAATATTCTGCGTTATCCCGATCCGCGCCTGCACAAGGTTGCCAAGCCCGTCACGGTTTTCGATGCCCGGTTAAAGCAGCTGGTCGCCGATATGGCGGAAACCATGTATGACGCCCCGGGCGTTGGCCTCGCCGCGACCCAGATCGACGTGCACGAACAGATCGTCGTCATCGACGTATCGGAAACGCAAAACGCGTTGCAAGTGTTCATCAATCCAAAAGTGGTCTGGTCCAGCGAAGAAAAGCGCGTCTACGACGAGGGTTGCCTGTCGGTGCCCGGCATTTACGATGGCGTCGAGCGCCCTGCGCAGGTGCGCGTGCAAGCCCTGGATCTCGAAGGCAAGCCTTTTGAAATCGCCGCCGATGAATTGCTGGCGGTCTGCCTCCAGCATGAAATCGACCACCTGAAAGGCAAGGTTTTCGTCGAATACCTTTCGCCACTCAAGCGCAACCGCATCAAGACCAAGCTGGTCAAGGAAGAAAAGGAAATGCAGCGCGGGCAGGCCAAGGCCGCCGGCGCGCGCTGA
- the dprA gene encoding DNA-processing protein DprA, translating to MTGSIGPLAAGPDQLAHWLRLERVRGVGPETARKLLRRFGLPANIFAADVPALRELVSDRIAQALLAPPDAAALAQVEKTLQWAGEPGNRILTLADADYPADLLHIADPPLLLYVKGRIELLSRQSLAVVGSRNATAQGLVNAEKFSETLSAAGWTIVSGLALGIDTAAHQGALRYAELACGSTIAVIGTGADIVYPARNRTLAHLIAQAGCIVSEYPLGTAALSGNFPRRNRIISGLSRGVLVIEAAAESGSLITARMAAEQGRDVFAIPGSIHSPLSKGCHQLIKQGAKLVEAAQDILEEYGQQLEQTPAAAARAGGLPQQDTLLALIGFDPVDIDTLALRAGQDSASLHAQLLTLELQGRLERLPGEIYRRLH from the coding sequence GTGACCGGTTCAATCGGTCCGTTGGCAGCCGGCCCCGACCAGCTTGCGCATTGGCTGCGGCTGGAGCGGGTGCGCGGGGTTGGGCCGGAAACCGCGCGCAAGCTCTTGCGCCGCTTCGGCTTGCCGGCGAATATTTTTGCCGCTGATGTTCCAGCCTTGCGCGAACTGGTCTCCGACCGCATAGCGCAAGCCCTGCTGGCGCCGCCGGATGCGGCCGCACTGGCGCAAGTCGAGAAGACTCTGCAATGGGCCGGCGAGCCCGGCAACCGCATTCTCACCCTGGCCGATGCCGACTATCCGGCCGATCTCCTCCATATCGCCGATCCGCCCCTGCTGCTGTATGTAAAAGGCCGCATCGAACTGTTGTCGCGGCAGTCGCTGGCCGTCGTGGGCAGCCGCAATGCGACCGCGCAAGGCCTCGTCAATGCTGAAAAATTTTCCGAAACCCTGAGTGCGGCCGGCTGGACCATCGTCTCGGGCCTGGCGCTGGGGATCGATACCGCGGCCCACCAGGGCGCGCTGCGCTACGCCGAGCTGGCGTGCGGTTCGACCATCGCCGTCATCGGCACTGGCGCCGATATCGTCTACCCGGCGCGCAACCGCACACTGGCGCACCTGATTGCGCAAGCCGGCTGCATCGTCAGCGAATACCCGCTCGGCACCGCCGCGCTGTCCGGCAATTTCCCGCGCCGCAACCGCATCATTAGCGGTTTGTCACGCGGCGTCCTGGTCATCGAAGCTGCTGCCGAATCGGGTTCGCTGATCACGGCGCGCATGGCGGCCGAGCAGGGGCGCGATGTCTTCGCCATTCCCGGATCGATCCACTCACCGCTGTCCAAGGGGTGTCACCAGTTGATCAAGCAGGGCGCCAAGCTGGTCGAGGCCGCCCAGGATATCCTGGAAGAATACGGCCAGCAGCTGGAGCAGACTCCCGCCGCCGCTGCGCGCGCTGGCGGCTTACCGCAGCAAGACACCTTGCTGGCGCTGATCGGCTTTGACCCGGTCGATATTGACACGCTGGCACTGCGCGCCGGCCAGGACAGCGCCAGTCTGCATGCACAATTGCTCACGCTGGAGTTGCAAGGCAGGCTGGAACGCTTGCCTGGCGAAATCTACCGCCGCTTGCACTAG
- a CDS encoding substrate-binding domain-containing protein, whose amino-acid sequence MMRRHVVSALAIMCAAASVQAKDIKIAHIYCKTGILEAYAKQTQVGLQLGLEYATKGTNEVSGNKLVLIDKDDQCKPDVGKAQLTAAYQDDKVDLAVGPTHSGVALAMLPIAEEFKKILLVEPAVADAITGEKWNKYIFRTGRNSSQDAISNAIAIDKAGTTVVTFAPDSSFGRDGIKAFKGAIKNAKLVHEEYAPPTSTDFTASAQRIIEKLKDAPGRKIMWLVWAGGGDPFGKFADMNLKERYGIEISTGGNILPAMAAFKKLPGMEGALYYYYGIPKNPVNNWLNTEHYKRFKTPPDFFTAGGMAAGIAVVEALKKTGGDTNTDKLIAAMEGLSFDTPKGKMTFRKEDHQAMQSMYHFKIKNDPAFVWGVPELVREIKPEEMEVPIRNKR is encoded by the coding sequence ATGATGAGACGTCACGTAGTATCCGCCCTGGCCATCATGTGCGCTGCCGCATCCGTGCAAGCCAAGGACATCAAGATCGCCCACATTTACTGCAAGACCGGTATCCTGGAAGCTTACGCCAAGCAAACTCAGGTCGGCCTGCAACTGGGCCTGGAATACGCTACCAAGGGCACCAACGAAGTCAGCGGCAACAAGCTCGTGCTGATCGACAAGGATGACCAGTGCAAGCCCGACGTCGGCAAGGCCCAGCTGACCGCCGCCTACCAGGATGACAAGGTCGACCTGGCTGTTGGCCCGACCCACTCGGGCGTGGCCCTGGCCATGCTGCCGATCGCTGAAGAATTCAAGAAGATCCTGCTGGTGGAGCCGGCCGTGGCCGACGCCATCACCGGTGAAAAGTGGAACAAGTACATTTTCCGTACCGGCCGCAATTCTTCACAAGACGCCATCTCCAACGCCATTGCCATCGACAAGGCTGGCACCACCGTGGTGACCTTTGCGCCGGACTCGTCCTTCGGCCGCGACGGCATCAAGGCGTTCAAGGGCGCCATCAAGAATGCCAAGCTGGTGCATGAAGAATACGCGCCGCCAACTTCCACCGACTTCACCGCCAGCGCCCAGCGCATCATTGAAAAGCTCAAGGATGCACCAGGCCGCAAGATCATGTGGCTGGTGTGGGCAGGTGGCGGCGACCCGTTCGGCAAGTTTGCCGACATGAACCTCAAAGAGCGTTATGGCATCGAAATCTCCACCGGCGGCAACATCCTGCCGGCGATGGCTGCGTTCAAGAAGTTGCCAGGCATGGAAGGCGCGCTGTACTACTACTACGGCATCCCGAAGAACCCGGTCAACAACTGGTTGAACACCGAGCACTACAAGCGCTTCAAGACCCCGCCTGATTTCTTCACCGCCGGCGGCATGGCAGCAGGTATCGCCGTGGTTGAAGCCTTGAAGAAGACCGGTGGCGACACCAACACCGACAAGCTGATCGCAGCCATGGAAGGCCTGAGCTTCGATACGCCGAAGGGCAAGATGACTTTCCGCAAGGAAGACCATCAGGCAATGCAATCGATGTACCACTTCAAGATCAAGAACGACCCGGCATTCGTCTGGGGCGTGCCTGAGCTGGTGCGCGAAATCAAGCCGGAAGAAATGGAAGTTCCTATCCGTAACAAGCGTTAA
- a CDS encoding LysM peptidoglycan-binding domain-containing protein: MKNFSTAVVSLAFAASAALVAPAALAAPKCDFKADAPDSHKVVRGDTLWDISGKFLQNPWCWPQVWGLNRDQIKNPHWIYPGQIVYFDRASGRLSLGKPVGGTAGTVRLSPQVRLEGIGLDAVPAIPSGVIEPFLSQPLIVTPEQLQGTPRIVASQEGRVNLAKGDRAYVGGDLKNATDFQVFRPGKPLTDPETKQVIGYEAVYLGNLKLVRTAKAANEAHSFTVITAKEEMSVGDRLLPVPPTPLLNYVPHAPESAMAARVVSVYGGVTHAGQNQIVSINRGTKDGVDLGTVLELYRYGGFVKDRTDTKDMIKLPDEKYGALFVFRVFDNISYALIMNVADTVQVGDVAKTPE; encoded by the coding sequence ATGAAAAATTTTAGCACAGCAGTCGTTTCCCTCGCTTTTGCAGCGTCCGCTGCCTTGGTTGCGCCCGCAGCCCTTGCCGCGCCAAAATGCGATTTCAAGGCTGATGCGCCGGATTCGCACAAGGTGGTGCGCGGCGACACGCTGTGGGATATCTCTGGAAAATTCCTGCAAAACCCCTGGTGCTGGCCGCAAGTCTGGGGCTTGAACCGCGACCAGATCAAGAATCCGCACTGGATCTATCCCGGCCAGATCGTTTATTTCGACCGCGCCAGCGGCCGCCTGAGCCTGGGCAAGCCGGTCGGCGGCACTGCCGGCACCGTGCGCCTGTCGCCGCAAGTGCGCCTCGAAGGGATCGGCCTGGATGCGGTGCCGGCAATTCCCTCCGGTGTGATCGAGCCCTTCCTGTCGCAGCCGCTGATCGTTACGCCTGAACAGTTGCAAGGCACGCCGCGCATTGTCGCCAGCCAGGAAGGCCGGGTCAACCTCGCCAAGGGTGACCGTGCCTATGTCGGCGGTGACTTGAAAAATGCCACCGATTTCCAGGTCTTCCGCCCTGGCAAGCCGCTCACCGATCCGGAAACCAAACAGGTGATCGGTTATGAAGCCGTTTATCTCGGCAACCTGAAGCTGGTGCGCACGGCCAAGGCCGCCAATGAAGCGCATTCCTTTACGGTGATCACTGCCAAGGAAGAGATGAGCGTGGGCGACCGTTTGCTGCCGGTGCCGCCGACCCCGTTGCTGAACTACGTGCCGCACGCGCCTGAATCGGCAATGGCCGCGCGCGTCGTCTCGGTCTACGGCGGCGTGACCCATGCCGGCCAAAACCAGATCGTATCGATCAACCGTGGCACCAAGGATGGTGTCGACCTTGGTACCGTGCTGGAACTGTATCGCTATGGCGGCTTCGTCAAGGACCGTACCGATACCAAGGACATGATCAAGCTGCCGGATGAAAAATACGGCGCGCTGTTTGTGTTTCGCGTATTCGACAACATCTCTTACGCGCTGATCATGAACGTTGCCGACACCGTGCAAGTCGGCGACGTCGCCAAGACACCCGAGTAA
- a CDS encoding ABC transporter ATP-binding protein yields the protein MSVKKIDPAGRKAGTVSLETRDLTIRFGGHVAVNSVSCAFKTGTLTAIVGPNGAGKTTYFNLISGQLNASAGQVLLNGKDISHLQASARMHAGLGRAFQLTSLFPRLTVLENVRLALQSRRQLGLDMWNIWSDHKDLISRAEEVLEAVALAGKRNIYAAALPHGDQRKLEVGMLMALDPTVYMFDEPTAGMSVDEVPVILDLIRNLKAQSDKTILLVEHKMDVVRELADRIIVLHNGTLMADGEPEAVIASPVVQQAYLGLAPVGEAA from the coding sequence ATGTCTGTAAAAAAAATAGACCCGGCCGGCAGGAAAGCCGGTACTGTGTCGCTGGAGACGCGCGACTTGACCATCCGTTTCGGCGGTCACGTTGCAGTGAATTCGGTGTCTTGTGCCTTCAAGACGGGCACCCTGACCGCCATCGTCGGTCCGAACGGCGCCGGTAAAACGACGTATTTCAACCTGATTTCCGGTCAGCTGAATGCTTCAGCTGGCCAAGTGCTGCTAAACGGCAAAGATATCTCGCATCTGCAGGCTTCGGCCCGCATGCATGCCGGCCTTGGCCGCGCTTTCCAGCTCACCAGCCTGTTTCCGCGCCTGACCGTGCTGGAAAACGTTCGCCTGGCCTTGCAATCGCGCCGCCAGCTGGGCCTGGATATGTGGAATATCTGGAGCGACCACAAGGACCTGATCTCCCGCGCCGAGGAAGTCCTCGAAGCCGTCGCTCTGGCTGGCAAGCGCAACATCTATGCCGCGGCCCTGCCGCACGGCGACCAGCGCAAGCTGGAAGTGGGCATGCTGATGGCCCTGGATCCGACGGTTTACATGTTCGATGAACCGACCGCCGGCATGAGCGTCGATGAGGTACCGGTGATTCTGGACCTGATCCGCAACCTGAAAGCCCAGAGCGACAAGACCATCCTGCTGGTTGAGCACAAGATGGACGTGGTCCGCGAACTGGCCGACCGCATTATCGTGCTGCACAACGGCACCCTGATGGCCGATGGCGAACCGGAAGCCGTGATCGCCTCGCCTGTCGTCCAACAAGCCTATCTCGGTCTCGCGCCGGTTGGAGAAGCCGCATGA
- a CDS encoding LrgB family protein, with protein MSLEPWPLFWLLLTVGAYACSRYLYRRTGRYLLSPLMLVPALLLVLAVPLRTSYAEYTSNAHFLTLMLGPCMVAFAIPVWQQRAMLARHWLPLLLGMVVGSVVSIVSSWLLAGLFSLDADISYSLLPHSVFSPIAMPLAGNIGGVPELASVFVMATGVFGAAAGSVLLRWIPMRTALARGTLFGVSAHGAGVSRAREFGNQEGAVAGLAMVLTGLLNLLLAPLLALLLQAPAARQIIG; from the coding sequence ATGAGTCTTGAGCCCTGGCCCCTGTTCTGGCTGCTCCTGACGGTTGGGGCCTATGCCTGCAGTCGCTACCTGTACAGGCGCACCGGGCGCTACCTGCTCTCGCCGCTGATGCTGGTGCCCGCCTTATTGCTGGTGCTTGCCGTTCCCCTGCGCACCAGCTATGCCGAATACACCAGCAATGCCCATTTTCTCACCCTGATGCTGGGCCCCTGCATGGTGGCGTTTGCCATTCCGGTATGGCAGCAGCGCGCCATGCTGGCCCGCCACTGGCTCCCCTTGTTGCTGGGCATGGTCGTCGGCAGCGTGGTGTCGATTGTCAGTTCATGGCTGCTGGCGGGCCTGTTTTCGCTGGACGCGGACATCAGCTACTCGCTGCTGCCGCACTCGGTGTTTTCGCCGATTGCCATGCCGCTGGCAGGCAACATCGGCGGCGTTCCGGAGCTGGCCTCGGTGTTCGTCATGGCGACCGGCGTATTCGGGGCCGCCGCCGGCAGCGTGCTCCTGCGCTGGATTCCCATGCGCACCGCACTGGCCAGAGGAACACTCTTTGGCGTGAGCGCGCACGGCGCCGGCGTCAGCCGCGCCAGGGAATTCGGCAACCAGGAAGGGGCCGTTGCAGGCCTGGCCATGGTGTTGACCGGGCTGCTCAACCTGCTCCTGGCGCCCTTGCTGGCACTGTTGCTGCAGGCTCCGGCAGCCAGGCAAATCATCGGTTAA
- a CDS encoding DNA topoisomerase III encodes MTKTLIIAEKPSVANDIAKTLGGFTKHDEYFESDEYVLSSAVGHLVEIGVPEEYDVKRGKWTFTHLPMIPPHFALNPIAKTESRLKVLNRLIKRKDVTALINACDAGREGELIFRLIAQYAKAKQPIKRLWLQSMTPGAIRDGFKQLRKDEDMLPLADAARCRSEADWLIGINGTRAMTAFNSKEGGFYLTTVGRVQTPTLSIVVEREEKIKKFVPRDYWEVRADFVCAAGIYEGRWLDLQHKKDDTDPEKKPERLWSRAAADSIVAACRGKTGTVTEESKPTTQMAPALFDLTSLQREANARFGFSAKNTLGLAQALYEKHKVLTYPRTDSRHLPEDYIATVKETLETVAENNNYHQFAKQILNKDWVKPNKRIFDNTKISDHFAIIPTTQAPKNLSEPEQKLYDLVTRRFMSVFFPAAEFQVTTRFTEVSGHKFKSEGKVMTNPGWLAIYGKEAAGDKDEDKTKILVAVAKGETVKTDKVEPYGLVTKPPARYSEATLLSAMEGAGKLIDDDELREAMAGKGLGTPATRAAIIEGLLNEKYLLREGRELIPTAKAFQLMTLLRGLGVQELTSPELTGGWEYKLSQMERGQISREEFMREIAQMTQIIVKRAKEYDNDTIPGEYATLKTPCPNCGGVVKENYRRFACTKCEFSMSKTPGSRQFEIAEVEELLAKREIGPLQGFRSKMGRPFAAILKIARDEEIKNFKLEFDFGQNQDDDENAEGVDFTGQTALGPCPKCASGVYEMGLAYVCEKTVAKPKACDFRSGRIILQQEILPEQMAKLLNEGKTDLLPGFISQRTRRPFKAFLVRGKDGKVSFEFEERKAKVPAKGKAAKSADEAAAPVEKVAAKVPLKKAVAKKAPAKKAPAKKVAAKKAAA; translated from the coding sequence ATGACTAAGACCCTCATCATTGCCGAGAAGCCTTCCGTCGCCAACGATATTGCGAAGACGCTCGGTGGCTTTACCAAGCACGATGAGTATTTCGAATCCGACGAATACGTCCTGTCGTCGGCGGTCGGCCACCTGGTCGAAATCGGCGTGCCGGAAGAATACGACGTCAAGCGCGGCAAGTGGACATTTACGCATTTGCCGATGATCCCGCCGCACTTCGCCCTGAACCCGATTGCCAAGACCGAGTCCCGCCTGAAAGTCTTGAACCGCCTGATCAAGCGCAAGGATGTCACTGCCCTGATCAATGCGTGCGACGCCGGGCGCGAGGGTGAATTGATCTTCCGCCTGATTGCGCAATATGCCAAGGCCAAGCAGCCGATCAAGCGCCTGTGGCTGCAGTCGATGACGCCGGGCGCGATCCGCGACGGCTTCAAGCAATTGCGCAAAGATGAAGACATGCTGCCATTGGCCGACGCCGCGCGCTGCCGCAGCGAAGCCGACTGGCTGATCGGCATCAATGGCACGCGCGCCATGACCGCCTTCAATTCCAAGGAAGGCGGCTTTTACCTGACCACGGTGGGCCGTGTGCAAACGCCTACCCTGTCGATCGTGGTCGAGCGTGAAGAAAAGATCAAGAAGTTCGTGCCGCGCGACTATTGGGAAGTGCGCGCCGATTTCGTCTGCGCCGCCGGCATCTATGAAGGCCGCTGGCTCGATCTGCAGCACAAGAAAGACGACACCGACCCGGAGAAGAAGCCCGAACGCCTGTGGAGCCGCGCCGCTGCCGATTCCATCGTCGCGGCCTGCCGCGGCAAGACTGGCACGGTCACGGAAGAATCCAAGCCCACCACGCAAATGGCGCCGGCGTTGTTCGATTTGACCAGCCTGCAGCGCGAAGCCAATGCCCGCTTTGGCTTTTCTGCCAAGAACACGCTGGGTCTCGCGCAGGCGCTGTATGAAAAGCACAAGGTGCTGACCTACCCGCGTACCGATTCGCGCCACCTGCCGGAAGACTACATTGCGACGGTGAAGGAAACCCTGGAAACGGTTGCGGAAAACAATAACTACCACCAGTTCGCCAAGCAAATCCTGAACAAGGATTGGGTCAAGCCGAACAAGCGCATTTTCGACAACACGAAAATCAGCGACCACTTCGCCATCATCCCGACCACCCAGGCGCCGAAGAACCTGTCGGAACCGGAACAGAAACTCTACGACCTGGTCACGCGCCGTTTCATGTCGGTGTTTTTCCCGGCAGCCGAGTTCCAGGTCACCACGCGCTTTACCGAAGTCTCCGGCCACAAGTTCAAGTCCGAGGGCAAGGTCATGACCAATCCCGGCTGGCTGGCCATCTATGGCAAGGAAGCCGCTGGTGACAAGGATGAAGACAAGACCAAGATCCTGGTGGCGGTCGCCAAGGGCGAAACCGTCAAGACCGACAAGGTCGAGCCCTATGGCCTCGTGACCAAGCCGCCGGCGCGCTATTCGGAAGCCACGCTGCTGTCCGCCATGGAAGGCGCCGGCAAGCTGATCGATGACGATGAGTTGCGCGAAGCTATGGCCGGCAAGGGCTTGGGTACGCCAGCCACGCGCGCGGCCATCATCGAAGGCCTGCTGAATGAAAAGTACTTGCTGCGCGAAGGGCGCGAACTGATCCCGACGGCCAAGGCATTCCAGCTGATGACGCTGTTGCGCGGCCTGGGCGTGCAGGAGCTGACCTCGCCGGAATTGACTGGCGGCTGGGAATACAAGCTGTCGCAAATGGAGCGTGGCCAGATCAGCCGCGAGGAATTCATGCGCGAAATCGCGCAAATGACGCAGATCATCGTCAAGCGCGCCAAGGAATACGACAACGACACCATCCCCGGCGAGTACGCGACCCTGAAGACGCCGTGCCCGAATTGCGGCGGCGTGGTCAAGGAAAACTACCGGCGCTTTGCCTGCACCAAGTGCGAATTCTCGATGTCGAAGACGCCGGGCAGCCGCCAGTTCGAAATCGCCGAGGTCGAGGAATTGCTGGCCAAGCGCGAAATCGGTCCGTTGCAGGGTTTCCGCTCGAAAATGGGCCGGCCGTTCGCCGCCATCCTGAAGATCGCGCGTGACGAAGAAATCAAGAATTTCAAGCTCGAATTCGACTTTGGCCAAAACCAGGACGATGACGAAAATGCCGAAGGCGTCGACTTTACCGGCCAGACCGCACTCGGACCCTGCCCGAAATGCGCCAGCGGCGTGTATGAAATGGGCCTGGCCTATGTCTGCGAAAAGACGGTCGCCAAGCCCAAGGCCTGTGATTTCCGCAGCGGCCGCATCATCTTGCAGCAGGAAATCCTGCCCGAGCAGATGGCCAAGCTGCTCAATGAAGGCAAGACCGACTTGCTGCCAGGCTTCATCTCGCAACGCACCCGCCGGCCTTTCAAGGCCTTCCTGGTGCGCGGCAAGGATGGCAAGGTCAGCTTCGAGTTCGAGGAACGCAAGGCCAAGGTGCCGGCCAAAGGCAAGGCTGCCAAGTCCGCCGATGAGGCTGCCGCTCCGGTAGAAAAAGTCGCCGCCAAGGTGCCATTGAAAAAGGCAGTGGCCAAAAAAGCCCCGGCCAAGAAGGCCCCCGCCAAAAAAGTTGCTGCCAAAAAGGCCGCTGCCTAA
- a CDS encoding LysR family transcriptional regulator, producing the protein MELKQLRSFVEVVRHGSFTQAADRLHSTQSTISKQVAQLEQRLGEQLFERNGPHIRLTDAGKLVLARAEEMLRLQRELRAELDDLSQLNRGELRLGLPLLGGEALLTSLITRYRQRYPHIIVHLSEGGSKMLEKALLDGELDLASSLTPSDPALDYQPFVNEPLDILLGTSHPLSQRKGLALEELADSPFLLYQESFALNDRILLACRQAGFVPREVGRSGQPDLLSALVASGQGVVLMPRLVARKMERPGLVRMPLLSPDLRWDLAFVWRRGAYLSRAAKAWLELAGERQPD; encoded by the coding sequence ATGGAGCTCAAACAGTTGCGCAGTTTCGTCGAGGTGGTCCGTCATGGCAGCTTTACCCAGGCCGCCGATCGCCTGCATTCGACGCAGTCCACCATCAGCAAGCAGGTAGCCCAGCTCGAGCAGCGCCTGGGCGAGCAGTTGTTCGAGCGCAATGGGCCGCATATTCGCCTGACCGATGCGGGCAAACTGGTGTTGGCGCGTGCCGAAGAAATGCTGCGCCTGCAGCGCGAGCTGCGCGCGGAGCTCGACGATCTGAGCCAGCTCAACCGTGGCGAACTGCGCCTGGGGCTGCCGCTTCTCGGCGGCGAGGCGCTGTTGACCTCGCTGATTACGCGCTACCGCCAGCGCTACCCGCACATCATCGTGCATCTTTCGGAAGGCGGCAGCAAGATGCTGGAAAAGGCGCTTCTGGATGGCGAACTGGACCTGGCCAGCTCACTGACCCCGAGCGATCCGGCCCTCGACTACCAGCCGTTTGTCAACGAGCCGCTGGACATCCTGCTGGGCACGAGCCATCCGCTCAGCCAGCGCAAGGGACTGGCGCTGGAAGAACTGGCGGACTCGCCCTTCCTGCTCTACCAGGAGAGTTTCGCCTTGAACGACCGCATCCTGCTGGCGTGCCGCCAGGCTGGCTTTGTGCCCCGCGAAGTTGGGCGCAGCGGCCAGCCCGATCTGCTGAGCGCCCTGGTCGCCAGCGGCCAGGGCGTGGTGCTGATGCCGCGCCTGGTGGCCCGCAAGATGGAGCGTCCCGGATTGGTGAGAATGCCTTTGCTGTCGCCGGACTTGCGCTGGGACCTGGCATTCGTCTGGCGCCGCGGCGCGTACCTGTCGCGCGCCGCCAAGGCCTGGCTTGAACTGGCCGGCGAACGCCAGCCGGATTGA